In a genomic window of Sphingomonas koreensis:
- a CDS encoding enolase C-terminal domain-like protein, whose protein sequence is MTGTLKACHIAEAHGMNCELHITTMGPMDVASIHVACAVRNLEYFKLFLPDDTF, encoded by the coding sequence ATCACCGGCACGCTCAAGGCCTGCCATATTGCCGAGGCGCACGGCATGAACTGCGAGCTGCACATCACCACGATGGGGCCGATGGACGTCGCCAGCATCCATGTCGCCTGTGCGGTGCGGAACTTGGAGTATTTCAAGCTGTTCTTGCCCGACGACACCTTCTAG